A part of Candidatus Eisenbacteria bacterium genomic DNA contains:
- a CDS encoding rhodanese-like domain-containing protein, with amino-acid sequence MAHHHSPGFLALVDAARAVVREISIPEYQAREGAGDGMILIDVREDHEWEKGRIPGAMHMSRGIIERDIERTFADKNAPLVLYCGGGYRSALAADNLQKMGYANVQSLAGGFREWTREGLPVES; translated from the coding sequence ATGGCCCATCACCATTCCCCCGGATTCCTTGCGCTGGTCGATGCCGCACGGGCGGTCGTGCGCGAGATCAGCATCCCCGAGTACCAGGCACGAGAGGGGGCCGGCGACGGCATGATCCTCATCGACGTGCGCGAGGACCACGAGTGGGAGAAAGGCCGCATCCCGGGGGCCATGCACATGAGCCGGGGCATCATCGAGCGCGACATCGAGCGCACGTTCGCCGACAAGAACGCGCCGCTCGTGCTCTACTGCGGCGGCGGCTATCGAAGCGCGCTCGCGGCCGACAACCTCCAGAAAATGGGATACGCCAACGTGCAGTCGCTCGCCGGAGGATTCCGCGAGTGGACGCGCGAGGGCCTTCCCGTGGAGTCGTGA